The Helianthus annuus cultivar XRQ/B chromosome 16, HanXRQr2.0-SUNRISE, whole genome shotgun sequence genome includes a window with the following:
- the LOC110916304 gene encoding uncharacterized protein LOC110916304, with translation MDSYGFINSIQVEKANALARYKRFNNLSKTFRAIEVFVALALISWSSTRIPSVFRVSGEYIYAYASYVLNQHVVFLVGNVIVVVCYYLSGHTESDCYKTNQSGLDTEPEVSGDDNTKTNASGSNTEPVPVEVVVPVQTRNEKESVKVAESETDAKMAIKEAVKQIKRFHRTQSAKLSMEISRSSRELRRSVTGRRRTDDGDGTTSLDGTVERLSNEEFRLAVEAFISKQQSLLKQQSM, from the coding sequence atGGATTCGTACGGTTTTATCAACAGTATTCAAGTGGAAAAAGCGAATGCGCTTGCGAGATACAAACGTTTCAACAACCTTTCAAAAACGTTTAGAGCGATCGAAGTTTTCGTCGCTCTTGCGTTGATTTCGTGGTCTTCAACTCGAATTCCTTCGGTTTTTAGAGTATCTGGAGAGTATATTTACGCATATGCGTCTTACGTGTTGAATCAACACGTTGTTTTTCTAGTAGGAAATGTTATTGTTGTTGTGTGTTATTATCTCTCTGGTCACACTGAATCCGATTGCTACAAAACAAACCAATCCGGTTTAGATACAGAACCGGAAGTATCTGGAGATGATAATACTAAAACTAATGCATCCGGTTCAAATACTGAACCGGTACCGGTGGAAGTAGTAGTACCGGTTCAAACAAGAAATGAAAAGGAGAGTGTGAAAGTAGCAGAGTCGGAAACGGATGCAAAAATGGCAATCAAGGAGGCGGTGAAGCAGATCAAGAGGTTTCATAGAACGCAGTCGGCGAAGTTGAGTATGGAGATATCGAGGTCTAGTAGAGAATTGAGGCGGTCGGTGACGGGGAGGCGGAGGACTGATGATGGAGATGGAACGACGTCGTTGGATGGGACGGTGGAGAGGCTGAGTAATGAAGAGTTCCGGCTTGCGGTTGAGGCTTTTATTTCTAAGCAGCAGAGTCTTCTCAAGCAGCAGAGCATGTAA
- the LOC110918933 gene encoding extensin-like has protein sequence MSTSPQEPWRLYVEPGRRSVSLSSSPSYQHSFGPHSENELNNQPPAFIPLQRSNSHHSFGDPTPVFQSRFNPANLLPEPVGFNPLGPEDHFSGDNNMDEDTDPMEPATGTPNHPIEISDGSSFHGSPYRGPDSYEERFRNIDWYFTPSEHSHHEQQQDPSVGQQFVAVTPPPPPPVQQQPPPEPPRRRRSNARMSVRGGVRIATPQPSSGSHYPPLQEEEDPYDGGPSSPLSDVNSVPIVPPLGFDNPIPAYAGSTAYNPFEQPAHTHYNYNYGYAEVDPYLVARDYNALHPEGPYGGPWTTGYPTYGYQHQPPPPPVYQPPQPSIQQEVLERLNQVEQEVREDRKERQGFFKGLSDLLKGKSKRRGH, from the coding sequence ATGAGCACTAGCCCGCAAGAGCCATGGAGACTCTATGTCGAACCAGGAAGGCGATCGGTATCCCTTAGCTCCTCTCCTTCGTACCAACACTCATTTGGACCCCATTCCGAAAACGAGCTCAATAACCAGCCACCAGCTTTTATACCCCTTCAGAGATCCAATTCTCACCATTCTTTTGGCGACCCGACACCCGTTTTCCAAAGCCGATTTAATCCGGCTAACCTTCTgccagaacccgtgggttttaacccacttgggccggaagaccacttctccgGGGATAACAACATGGACGAGGACACTGACCCTATGGAACCCGCTACGGGAACGCCCAATCACCCGATAGAGATATCCGACGGATCGTCTTTCCATGGATCGCCATATCGTGGTCCAGACAGCTACGAGGAAAGGTTCCGAAACATTGACTGGTACTTCACACCGTCTGAGCACTCGCACCAtgagcagcaacaggatccttcagTGGGTCAACAGtttgtggcagtcacgccaccgccaccaccgccagtgCAACAGCAGCCGCCGCCGGAGCCGCCGAGGCGAAGAAGGTCTaatgcacggatgtccgtgcgaggtggAGTTCGGATTGCTACTCCCCAACCATctagtggcagccattatccgccacttcaggaggaagaagACCCATATGACGGTGGTCCGTCAAGCCCTCTTTCAGATGTTAACTCTGTACCTATAGTGCCACCTTTGGGATTTGATAACCCAATTCCTGCGTATGCCGGGTCAACGGCGtacaacccatttgagcagccggcacacacccactacaactacaactacggTTATGCAGAGGTAGATCCATACCTAGTAGCTCGGGATTACAACGCCCTTCATCCGGAAGGACCATATGGGGGGCCATGGACTACTGGttacccgacttatgggtaccaACATCAGCCACCTCCTCCGCCGGTGTATCAGCCGCCACAGCCATCGATTCAGCAGGAAGTCCTTGAGAGGCTAAACCAAGTGGAACAAGAAGTTCGTGAAGACCGCAAAGAGCGGCAAGGATTCTTCAAGGGGCTGTCAGACTTGCTCAAGGGGAAGTCGAAGAGGAGGGGTCATTGA